The following are encoded in a window of bacterium genomic DNA:
- a CDS encoding acyl-CoA carboxylase subunit beta, protein MSHIKRVRDELEKRNRAAQLGGGEEAIAKQHAAGKLTARERIDILLDKGSFVELDRLRVHDCHDFGMEKRRIPGDAVVTGHGTINGRQVAVFSQDFTVFGGTLSRVFGEKICKVMDMAMRTGMPVVGINDSGGARIQEGVDSLGAYADIFLRNTLASGVIPQISVVLGPTAGGAVYSPALTDFIIMSERTSYMFITGPEVIKAVTREEVTKEKLGGAGTHNETSGVAHFKAIDDKDSLELCRKLLSYLPQNNREKAPMESQLDDPNRPCEGIDEIIPDDTRKPYDMTQIIHKVVDRGSFFEVQKFWAKNIVIGFARMNGEVIGIVANQPKFLAGCLDIDASCKAGRFVRFLDCFNIPILTFVDVPGFLPGTNQEYGGIIRHGAKLLYAFCEATVPKVTVITRRAYGGAYDVMSSKHIRGDFNFAWPTAEIAVMGSDGAVNIIHRKKIAESADPEGTRKKLVEDYEETFGNPFKAAELGFVDEVIEFEDTRRRVGESFRILRDKQASNPPRKHGNIPL, encoded by the coding sequence ATGTCGCATATCAAACGCGTCAGGGATGAGCTGGAGAAGCGGAACAGGGCCGCGCAACTGGGCGGCGGCGAAGAGGCCATCGCCAAGCAGCACGCTGCCGGCAAGCTGACCGCACGCGAGCGCATAGACATCCTGCTGGATAAGGGCAGCTTCGTGGAACTGGACCGGCTCCGTGTCCATGACTGCCACGACTTTGGGATGGAGAAGCGCAGGATTCCCGGTGACGCGGTCGTGACCGGACACGGCACTATCAACGGTAGGCAGGTGGCAGTCTTCTCCCAGGATTTCACAGTGTTCGGCGGCACACTCTCGCGCGTGTTCGGAGAGAAGATATGCAAGGTGATGGACATGGCGATGCGGACAGGTATGCCTGTTGTCGGCATCAATGACTCGGGCGGGGCGCGGATTCAGGAAGGCGTGGACAGCCTCGGCGCGTACGCCGACATCTTCCTGCGCAACACGCTGGCCTCAGGCGTGATTCCCCAGATATCGGTCGTGCTCGGGCCGACTGCCGGCGGCGCGGTCTACTCTCCCGCCCTGACTGATTTCATCATCATGTCCGAGCGGACCAGCTACATGTTCATCACCGGGCCAGAGGTTATCAAGGCGGTGACCAGGGAAGAGGTGACCAAGGAGAAGCTGGGCGGAGCTGGTACGCACAATGAAACCTCGGGCGTGGCCCATTTCAAGGCGATTGACGACAAGGACTCACTGGAGCTGTGCCGCAAGCTGCTTTCGTACCTGCCGCAGAACAACCGCGAGAAGGCGCCTATGGAGTCGCAGCTTGACGACCCGAATCGGCCGTGCGAGGGTATCGACGAGATAATCCCGGACGACACGCGCAAGCCGTACGACATGACCCAGATAATCCATAAGGTCGTTGACCGGGGCAGCTTCTTCGAGGTGCAGAAGTTCTGGGCGAAGAACATCGTCATCGGGTTCGCACGGATGAATGGCGAGGTCATCGGCATCGTGGCGAACCAGCCGAAGTTCCTTGCCGGTTGTCTTGATATCGATGCCTCGTGTAAGGCAGGCAGGTTCGTTCGGTTCCTCGACTGCTTCAACATCCCGATTCTGACATTCGTGGACGTGCCCGGATTCCTGCCCGGCACCAACCAGGAGTATGGCGGAATCATCCGGCATGGGGCCAAGCTGCTCTACGCCTTCTGCGAGGCGACCGTGCCCAAGGTGACAGTCATCACGCGCCGGGCATACGGCGGAGCGTATGATGTCATGTCGTCCAAGCACATCCGTGGGGACTTTAACTTCGCATGGCCGACGGCTGAGATTGCGGTGATGGGTTCGGACGGGGCGGTGAACATCATCCATCGGAAGAAGATTGCCGAGTCGGCTGACCCGGAAGGCACGCGCAAGAAGCTGGTTGAGGACTACGAAGAGACGTTTGGCAACCCGTTCAAGGCTGCTGAACTCGGGTTTGTGGATGAGGTGATCGAGTTCGAAGATACGCGGCGCCGGGTCGGGGAGTCGTTCCGGATACTTAGGGACAAGCAGGCGTCGAATCCGCCGCGCAAGCACGGGAACATTCCGCTATGA
- a CDS encoding DNA methyltransferase produces MIQQELSFDTEPKRLDPRLWHGSFNGKESTLQQLSPYVGKLKSGMVQTLLRLYSQEGDWVLDPFCGSGVVPLEALLHGRRAIGNDLSPYAFHLTLGKLAVPRSESEALTRATAAMDAAETRAKELRSSDFPDYIRAFFHPDTLLETAAAFEVLTSRNEHFLLSCLMGILHHVRPGFLSYPASHLTPYLREKKYPRDEYASMYAYRPVRPRLIAKVRRAFRRTMVAKPWHSTDYQVLCENSMHLSLPDESVDLVLSSPPYFGALDYARDNRLRLWFLGSKDWKTLDRSLTARDEVYIPQMTECLKEMERVLKPGRHCVLVLGDVERDGKSRRTADLIGELAESVTESRLRVRHLVRDEIPDIRRSRRRTCTTKVEKILVLRKRADSTRTVDEEPFAVYDRPPRKPKSAGRWRR; encoded by the coding sequence ATGATCCAGCAAGAGCTCTCCTTCGACACTGAACCGAAGCGGCTTGACCCGCGGCTCTGGCATGGCTCGTTCAACGGCAAGGAAAGCACTCTCCAGCAACTCTCACCCTACGTTGGGAAGCTCAAGTCAGGCATGGTGCAGACTCTCCTGCGGCTGTACTCGCAGGAAGGCGACTGGGTGCTCGACCCATTCTGTGGCTCTGGCGTCGTCCCTCTGGAGGCCCTGCTTCACGGCCGGCGCGCCATCGGGAACGACCTCAGTCCGTACGCCTTTCACCTGACGCTTGGCAAACTCGCGGTGCCAAGGTCAGAGTCCGAAGCCCTGACCCGCGCGACGGCAGCGATGGATGCGGCGGAGACCCGCGCCAAGGAACTCCGCTCCTCAGACTTCCCTGACTACATACGCGCCTTCTTTCACCCGGACACCCTCCTGGAGACTGCCGCCGCATTCGAGGTACTCACCAGCCGAAATGAGCACTTCCTTCTGTCCTGCCTCATGGGCATACTGCACCATGTCCGCCCCGGATTCCTTTCCTACCCGGCGAGTCACCTTACTCCCTACCTCCGTGAGAAGAAGTACCCCCGCGACGAGTACGCCTCGATGTACGCGTACCGGCCGGTTCGGCCCCGCCTCATAGCCAAGGTGCGCCGCGCCTTTCGACGCACCATGGTCGCCAAGCCCTGGCACTCTACCGACTACCAAGTGCTCTGCGAGAACTCAATGCACCTCTCGCTGCCCGACGAGTCCGTAGACCTCGTGCTGTCCAGCCCGCCCTACTTCGGAGCACTCGACTATGCACGCGACAACCGACTCCGACTGTGGTTCCTCGGCTCCAAGGACTGGAAAACGCTTGACCGCTCACTGACGGCGCGGGACGAAGTATACATCCCGCAGATGACGGAGTGCCTCAAGGAGATGGAACGTGTGCTCAAGCCGGGTCGGCACTGCGTACTCGTGCTCGGTGACGTCGAGCGAGACGGCAAGAGCCGGCGGACTGCTGACCTCATTGGCGAGCTGGCTGAGTCAGTGACCGAATCGCGCCTGCGGGTTCGCCATCTCGTCCGAGACGAGATACCCGACATCCGTCGCTCCCGCCGCCGCACGTGCACCACCAAAGTTGAGAAGATCCTGGTGCTCAGGAAGCGTGCCGATTCCACCCGCACTGTCGACGAAGAGCCATTCGCCGTCTATGACCGTCCACCCCGCAAGCCCAAATCCGCCGGCAGGTGGCGACGATAG